A stretch of Maniola hyperantus chromosome 15, iAphHyp1.2, whole genome shotgun sequence DNA encodes these proteins:
- the LOC117988693 gene encoding dynein regulatory complex subunit 2-like, with product MVSKEDKKAKKEAKKLEKLRAEAELRKKLKRQELEREIAIQARKRGDLDKSWRDLMLKIKEPVFRQEIQVMSHVFERTYDKKDYFIKYTMQLMDTADDQFQRTVASFCETIDTMINKFLSEMEQLSKLNDLRKSRLLKAGEDEAARITADHNTAETHLQLLLYHGHTTADTLAWTTRGENLVKEDEDRSKYTSEIENLRSYLENIYSLMWDEYKTVLKAYIIETSENLKRVRRLRRKENLMADIIASQAKKIANSDGLLKRLRTELAAYESGTKQAVFRDRRNRHRAACFRLKKTLLDGCATDAKQMAKLVRMSDDATEWLESANKQAEKILRMAALCRKFETQREKVMPFGSNESHLPTETKVSLRHQQSNDSLLGNAIASTGGLTRLWQRISKADLSRRALIREKMLLEEENTLIIQKIQELKENNITPHTKKCMCNTNSKTSVPHPVAIDGVLEVTKYR from the coding sequence ATGGTGTCAAAAGAAGATAAGAAAGCAAAGAAGGAAGCAAAAAAGTTGGAGAAACTAAGAGCCGAAGCGGAGTTACGAAAGAAGCTCAAGCGACAGGAACTCGAACGTGAGATAGCAATTCAAGCACGAAAGCGCGGTGATCTAGACAAAAGTTGGCGCGACTTGATGCTCAAAATAAAAGAGCCTGTTTTCAGACAGGAGATCCAAGTTATGAGCCATGTTTTCGAAAGAACCTACGACAAAAAAGattactttataaaatatacaatgcaGTTAATGGACACAGCCGATGATCAGTTTCAAAGAACTGTGGCTAGTTTTTGCGAAACAATAGATACAATGATCAATAAGTTTCTCTCGGAGATGGAACAGCTGTCGAAACTCAACGACCTTAGAAAATCTCGACTTCTGAAGGCCGGGGAAGATGAAGCAGCTCGTATTACAGCGGACCACAATACAGCTGAGACCCATCTTCAACTTTTACTCTATCACGGACACACAACTGCAGATACATTAGCTTGGACAACTAGAGGTGAAAATTTAGTGAAGGAAGACGAGGATCGTAGTAAATATACTAGTGAAATTGAAAATTTACGCTCCTACCTCGAAAATATTTACAGCCTCATGTGGGACGAATATAAAACAGTCCTCAAAGCTTATATTATTGAAACCTCCGAAAATCTAAAAAGAGTACGACGATTGCGACGAAAAGAAAACTTAATGGCTGATATTATCGCATCTCAGGCTAAAAAGATAGCTAATAGTGACGGATTACTTAAACGTCTGCGAACAGAATTAGCGGCATACGAATCTGGTACGAAGCAAGCAGTTTTCCGAGATCGCCGTAATCGTCATCGTGCTGCGTGTTTTCGTCTGAAGAAAACATTGTTGGATGGATGCGCTACTGATGCAAAACAAATGGCAAAATTAGTTCGAATGTCAGACGATGCAACTGAATGGCTTGAATCGGCTAATAAACAAGCTGAGAAGATATTACGGATGGCTGCTCTCTGCCGAAAATTTGAAACGCAACGGGAGAAGGTTATGCCGTTCGGTTCAAACGAGTCCCATTTACCAACGGAAACTAAAGTTAGCTTACGGCACCAGCAATCGAATGATTCGTTACTCGGCAATGCTATTGCATCTACTGGAGGTCTCACCAGGCTATGGCAGAGAATATCCAAAGCTGACTTATCCAGGAGGGCATTAATTCGAGAAAAAATGTTATTAGAAGAGGAGAACACACTCATAATTCAAAAGATACAAGAGCTTAAAGAGAATAACATAACtccacacacaaaaaaatgcaTGTGCAATACGAATTCAAAAACTAGTGTACCTCATCCAGTAGCTATCGATGGTGTATTAGAAGTCACTAAATACCGTTAG
- the MED16 gene encoding mediator of RNA polymerase II transcription subunit 16, translating to MELIYSMRRKPLKCEPPHFDGTTDPEVVRPICTISTCNIIAFSSLTELTDSDGETWGGHVYVCDLDTPWDSHKVTSTVHPVSALEWDGEGKQLLVATTVGEVSVYGQKEYLLNEWTCLYTANFPGESIKKATFFHNGRRVIVLEKKPDAPISDRIQMLRATPTLKGFGGVARSGLCVVTGTGLVGAVTPGEAARAHVVTDCLRAVRSHIATASIAHKNGNLLIAAGWRRGSKRGVHCAVCSVSRPNSTRSAPVSIQLQPLPTVYLLDDDVTPMSISWWLRDDIDSLLIAGTNLTVWKMTERAYPVHKLLSKGPVQGSTTPGGGAKAADCFNTVAWQQAAVWQMEGGDSATHVSAAKLPLGAHAILSTPRALHLLARDTHHYLVSRPVVTSGAGAGAAEAAPGAGTPPKKPKYGPGSLPSGASCATVWCVEMSALGGVVVAVDTHSQLHVYKLHQPAPDIPTPLSVQHVTSLLEYSLVSGYDCLDVLMTLKTNIVEAVYERLTESFQRQPQSFQQYYFHSWLKLRIALCSLSPSWQSSAASLTSLQLCYAAWAACSSALRDDKPDCIAPLTALLDDHTPSLPEHDKNLLALEAKAELSGEGALQALQPLQALRRPLQRALHTALTALAALQPPNLHQLQHHNGYELWSDPAAITLLRKLVVVARACGRGGEALSRPLARLAAGAPPKTDLLEECACVCAQFPARVWDALPRRCLAAPHAKGWPLYFEYGVEPESLRYLPEPPAYAQSDMAPTLDMDSIRYMYLGGGRRAARWRRCGRCGARALPAAAPARHPLQKAYDGRFIAACRCGGKWTLVSNV from the exons ATGGAGCTTATTTATTCAATGAGACGTAAGCCTCTGAAGTGCGAGCCGCCACATTTTGATGG TACAACAGATCCAGAAGTAGTGAGGCCAATATGCACAATATCTACATGCAACATTATAGCCTTCTCCTCGTTAACTGAGCTCACAGACTCGGATGGTGAAACATGGGGAGGCCATGTGTATGTGTGTGATTTGGACACACCTTGGGATAGCCATAAAGTTACCAGCACAGTGCATCCA GTATCAGCTTTAGAATGGGATGGAGAAGGCAAACAGTTGCTAGTAGCTACCACAGTTGGAGAGGTATCAGTTTATGGACAGAAAGAATATTTGCTAAATGAATGGACTTGTTTATACACTGCTAATTTTCcag gtGAATCAATAAAAAAGGCAACCTTTTTCCACAATGGTCGAAGGGTAATAGTTTTGGAGAAAAAGCCTGATGCACCCATCAGTGACAGGATCCAAATGTTAAGAGCCACACCCACATTAAAAGGATTTGG TGGGGTGGCTCGAAGCGGCCTGTGCGTGGTGACGGGCACGGGGCTGGTGGGCGCGGTGACACCAGGCGAGGCTGCGCGCGCGCACGTCGTTACTGACTGCCTTCGCGCTGTACGCAGCCACATCGCTACAGCGTCAATCGCTCACAAGA ATGGCAACCTGCTAATAGCGGCGGGTTGGCGTCGCGGCTCGAAGCGCGGCGTGCACTGCGCAGTGTGCTCCGTGTCGCGGCCCAACTCCACGCGCTCTGCGCCGGTGTCCATACAACTGCAGCCTTTGCCCACTGTTTACTTGCTAGACGACGACGTTACACCCA TGTCAATATCGTGGTGGCTGCGGGATGACATCGACTCGCTGCTGATCGCGGGGACCAATCTCACAGTGTGGAAGATGACGGAACGCGCTTACCCCGTACACAAACTCTTATCCAAAG GGCCTGTCCAAGGCAGTACAACACCTGGCGGAGGGGCTAAAGCTGCAGATTGTTTCAACACAGTT GCGTGGCAACAGGCAGCCGTGTGGCAGATGGAAGGAGGTGACAGCGCGACGCACGTATCAGCAGCTAAATTGCCTTTAGGCGCTCACGCGATACTGTCCACTCCGCGAGCTCTGCACCTATTGGCGAGGGATACCCATCACTAT CTGGTGTCACGGCCCGTAGTGAcaagcggcgcgggcgcgggagCGGCCGAAGCGGCGCCGGGCGCGGGCACACCGCCAAAGAAACCCAAGTATGGACCCGGCTCCTTACCT AGTGGAGCGAGTTGCGCCACAGTGTGGTGCGTAGAAATGTCAGCACTAGGCGGCGTGGTGGTGGCCGTGGACACGCACTCGCAGCTGCACGTGTACAAGCTGCACCAGCCCGCGCCCGACATAC CCACCCCGCTATCAGTGCAGCACGTGACATCCCTGCTGGAATACTCGCTGGTGTCGGGCTACGACTGCCTCGATGTACTGATGACTCTCAAAACCAACATCGTCGAGGCTGTCTACGAAAG GTTAACAGAGAGCTTCCAAAGACAGCCGCAGTCGTTCCAGCAGTACTATTTCCATAGTTGGCTCAAACTGAGGATAGCATTGTGCAG CTTGTCCCCGTCATGGCAAAGCAGTGCCGCATCGCTCACGTCGCTGCAGCTGTGCTATGCCGCATGGGCCGCCTGCAGCAGCGCGCTGCGTGACGACAAGCCGGACTGCATCGCGCCCTTAACTGCCCTGCTGGACGACCACACTCCATCCTTGCCTGAACACGATAAA AATCTCCTAGCATTAGAAGCGAAAGCGGAACTGTCGGGTGAAGGAGCGCTTCAAGCGTTGCAGCCGCTGCAGGCTCTGAGGCGGCCACTGCAACGAGCGCTGCATACAGCGTTGACTGCGCTAGCTGCGTTGCAGCCGCCCAATCTACACCAGTTGCAACATCATAATGG GTATGAGCTGTGGTCGGACCCCGCAGCTATAACGCTGCTGCGGAAGCTAGTGGTGGTCGCGCGCGCGTGCGGCCGCGGCGGCGAGGCGCTGAGTCGCCCGCTCGCGCGACTGGCGGCCGGCGCGCCGCCCAAAACAGACTTGTTAG AggagtgtgcgtgtgtgtgcgcGCAGTTTCCGGCGCGCGTGTGGGACGCCTTGCCGCGCCGCTGCCTCGCCGCGCCGCACGCTAAAGGCTGGCCTCTATAT TTTGAATATGGCGTGGAACCGGAGTCGCTGCGATACTTGCCCGAGCCTCCCGCGTACGCACAATCCGACATGGCGCCTACTCTCGATATGGACTCAATAAG gtacatgtacCTGGGCGGTGGGCGTCGCGCGGCGCGCTGGCGACGCTGCGGGCGCTGCGGTGCGCGCGCGCTGCCCGCCGCCGCACCCGCCAGACATCCGCTACAGAAAGCCTACGACGGACGGTTCATAGCCGCCTGCAG ATGCGGTGGTAAATGGACTCTCGTTTCTAATGTATAA
- the LOC138403335 gene encoding zinc finger protein 771-like produces the protein MRTHTGEKPFLCNHCDYKFSTAGTLKRRMHTHTKEKPYRCKLCDYQCSLTSKINIHMRTHTGEKPYLCNHCDYKCSTAGTLKRHMFTHTGEKPYHCKLCDYQCSQAGYLKYHMRTHTGEKIFSCNHCDYKCSQKENLATHMRIHTGIKLNSCEVCDYKCSTASNLISHMRTHTGDKPLGKLVSLQ, from the coding sequence ATGAGGACTCATACTGGAGAGAAACCATTTTTGTGTAACCATTGTGATTATAAATTTTCAACAGCGGGTACTCTTAAAAGGCGCATGCATACTCACACTAAAGAAAAACCTTACCGTTGTAAGCTTTGTGACTATCAATGTTCACTAACAAGTAAAATTAACATACACATGAGGACTCATACTGGAGAGAAACCATATTTGTGTAACCATTGTGATTATAAATGTTCAACAGCAGGTACTCTTAAAAGGCACATGTTTACTCACACTGGAGAAAAACCTTACCATTGTAAGCTTTGTGACTATCAGTGTTCACAAGCAGGTTATCTAAAATaccacatgaggactcacactggtgagAAAATATTTTCGTGTAATCATTGTGACTATAAATGTTCACAAAAAGAGAATCTAGCAACGCATATGAGGAttcacactggtataaaactTAACTCTTGTGAGGTATGTGACTATAAATGTTCGACAGCAAGTAATCTAATATcccacatgaggactcacactggtgatAAACCGTTAGGAAAACTCGTTAGTTTGCAATGA